The DNA window ATTTTGCTAAGTCTTTCATGACATCGAGCACTTCTTTGACCATTTCTGGATCCAGTGCCGAAGTAGGCTCATCAAACAGCATTAGTTCCGGTTCCATAGCCAAAGCACGTGCAATCGCAACACGCTGCTTTTGACCGCCAGACAAGCTGTTTGGGTAGGCCTTTTCTTTTTCAGATAAGCCAACGCGTTCAAGTAGCAATCGTGCTTTCAATTCTGCTTCCTCTTTTTTGATGCCTTTTGCTTTCATCGGTGCATAAGTTAAATTCTCAAGCACCGTCAAATGAGGAAATAAATGAAAATGCTGAAATACCATACCGATTTGCTGCCGAATTTTGTGGATATTTTTTTTAGAAGCCGTTAAGTTTTTACCGTTGATTTCAATAATGCCTGAAGTCGGTAGTTCCAGTAAGTTTAAGCACCGTAGAAAAGTGGATTTGCCTGAACCAGAAGGACCGATAATCGATACGACTTCACCTTTCGTGACAACAG is part of the Planococcus kocurii genome and encodes:
- a CDS encoding amino acid ABC transporter ATP-binding protein — encoded protein: MIKVQQLYKKFGTNEVLSDISTVVTKGEVVSIIGPSGSGKSTFLRCLNLLELPTSGIIEINGKNLTASKKNIHKIRQQIGMVFQHFHLFPHLTVLENLTYAPMKAKGIKKEEAELKARLLLERVGLSEKEKAYPNSLSGGQKQRVAIARALAMEPELMLFDEPTSALDPEMVKEVLDVMKDLAKSGMTMVVVTHEMGFAREVADRVLFLDHGVLVEEGQPMEFFSHPKTARAKDFLDKVL